In a single window of the Candidatus Celerinatantimonas neptuna genome:
- the rpoD_1 gene encoding RNA polymerase sigma factor RpoD, giving the protein MEPTPQSQLKLLLAKGKEQGYLTYAEVNDHLPEDIVDSDQVEDIIQMINDMGITVYENAPDADDLMLAENTTDEDAVEAAAQALASVESEIGRTTDPVRMYMREMGTVELLTREGEIDIAKRIEDGINQVQCSVAEYPETIALLLDMYDQYQAEELRVSDIVSGFLDESEVEDAAPTATHIGSELAEQDLNDDNDKDDDEDDEEEDVGIDPELVKERFEALRDVYDRSLAIIEKHGRTSKEARASINELSEVFHTFRLIPKVFDKLVAKMRGMMDRVRTQERLIMKLCVEQCKMPKKNFVSAFSGQESSNAWFDQQLASSKPYAPALKEIDEEIRRCIGKLRQVETDTSLTIQGIKDINRRMSIGEAKARRAKKEMVEANLRLVISIAKKYTNRGLQFLDLIQEGNIGLMKAVDKFEYRRGYKFSTYATWWIRQAITRSIADQARTIRIPVHMIETINKLNRISRQMLQEMGREPNPEELAERMLMPEDKIRKVLKIAKEPISMETPIGDDEDSHLGDFIEDTTLSLPMDAATNDNLKFATQEVLAGLTPREAKVLRMRFGIGMNTDHTLEEVGKQFDVTRERIRQIEAKALRKLRHPSRSEQLRSFLDE; this is encoded by the coding sequence ATGGAGCCAACCCCACAGTCACAACTCAAACTCCTTTTAGCCAAAGGGAAAGAGCAAGGCTATCTCACCTATGCAGAGGTGAACGATCATTTACCTGAAGATATTGTCGATTCTGATCAGGTTGAAGACATTATTCAAATGATCAACGACATGGGCATTACGGTTTACGAAAACGCACCGGATGCCGACGATCTTATGCTGGCAGAAAACACAACCGACGAAGACGCGGTTGAAGCCGCCGCACAGGCACTGGCATCAGTTGAATCTGAAATTGGCCGGACAACCGATCCGGTCCGGATGTACATGCGTGAAATGGGCACCGTCGAACTACTTACCCGAGAAGGTGAAATCGACATTGCCAAACGCATTGAAGACGGGATCAATCAGGTTCAGTGTTCAGTCGCCGAATACCCTGAAACCATTGCCCTTCTACTGGACATGTACGACCAGTATCAGGCCGAAGAATTACGCGTTAGTGACATCGTTTCCGGATTCTTAGATGAAAGCGAAGTCGAAGATGCTGCCCCGACTGCCACCCATATCGGCTCGGAACTGGCAGAACAGGATCTCAATGACGATAACGATAAAGACGACGATGAAGATGACGAAGAAGAAGATGTCGGCATCGATCCGGAACTAGTCAAAGAGCGTTTCGAAGCACTGCGTGATGTTTACGATCGCTCATTAGCTATTATTGAAAAACATGGTCGTACCAGTAAAGAAGCCCGGGCATCTATCAACGAATTAAGTGAAGTATTCCACACCTTCCGTCTGATCCCGAAAGTATTCGATAAACTGGTTGCAAAAATGCGCGGCATGATGGACCGGGTTCGCACTCAGGAACGACTCATCATGAAACTGTGTGTCGAACAATGCAAAATGCCGAAGAAAAACTTCGTCAGTGCTTTTTCAGGCCAAGAATCTTCAAACGCATGGTTTGACCAGCAACTTGCATCTAGTAAACCATATGCCCCTGCTTTAAAAGAAATAGACGAAGAAATTCGCCGCTGCATTGGCAAACTGCGTCAGGTTGAAACCGACACCAGCCTGACCATTCAGGGCATTAAAGACATCAACCGCCGTATGAGCATTGGTGAAGCCAAAGCCCGCCGAGCTAAAAAAGAAATGGTCGAAGCCAACTTGCGACTAGTGATCTCAATTGCCAAAAAATACACCAACCGTGGCCTGCAATTTCTTGACCTGATCCAGGAAGGGAACATCGGTCTGATGAAAGCCGTCGACAAATTTGAATACCGTCGTGGTTACAAATTCTCGACCTATGCAACCTGGTGGATCCGTCAGGCCATTACCCGCTCGATTGCAGACCAGGCACGAACCATCCGTATTCCGGTTCACATGATTGAAACCATCAACAAACTCAATCGTATCAGCCGTCAGATGCTTCAGGAAATGGGCCGTGAACCCAACCCCGAAGAACTAGCCGAACGGATGCTCATGCCGGAAGATAAAATCCGTAAAGTGCTTAAAATCGCAAAAGAGCCTATCTCCATGGAAACCCCAATCGGGGACGACGAAGATTCGCATCTGGGTGATTTCATCGAGGATACCACCCTGTCCTTACCGATGGATGCTGCCACCAACGATAACCTGAAATTTGCAACTCAGGAAGTTCTGGCCGGCCTGACCCCCCGTGAAGCAAAAGTCCTGCGGATGCGTTTTGGAATTGGCATGAACACCGACCACACACTTGAAGAAGTCGGTAAACAGTTCGATGTCACCCGTGAACGTATTCGTCAGATCGAAGCAAAAGCCCTGCGTAAACTGCGTCATCCAAGCCGCAGTGAACAGCTTCGCAGCTTCCTTGACGAATAA